In Engraulis encrasicolus isolate BLACKSEA-1 chromosome 2, IST_EnEncr_1.0, whole genome shotgun sequence, the sequence gtaaacctccctcccaaagccttatacagtgttgatgccgttggactgggagactggtctcttggtccagcggtatcgtactgtgcctcccattgccagaccgttgtagttgaggaggttgcaggtttgatcctcgagggggatgaacaggtgcaagatgacctccgtcacactagccttggtagtgtgtgaaacgcctagtgattggatactccgtggaGCTTACCAAAGAGTTTCCAATCACTatgcgtttcacgcactaccaaggcaagAACACTTGACATTAGGAAATGGTCagagtgtaggcctacctcaGAACTCGCACATGcacggattatattccagcccttTGGGATAGGCATCTGGCaacctttcttgagtgaaacagaacagcACATCAGGTACCTTGCTAACGCGATAAGGGAGACCGACGAAAGGGAAGAGGCCGTATGTGGCGGGTACTTGCTCGATGCATCCCATCATCCCAGAAATGTTGATGACCGCAGCTCTCCTACAGGACATGCTGGATTCACTGCTCTTCTTGACCGCCATCTGAAGCAACGGCAGGAActcctggtgagagagagagaggcagagaaagagagacagagagagagagagagttaatacTATAAAATATTTAGACTGGAACTCCTGTTAACTCTAAGGAAATGAGAGGGGGGGGCAGGACCATGGCGATAGGTAATAAAGTGAGTTTGTAGGCTATTGGAGGGGCACACAGTTGAATCAGCAATGAAGCAATgtcaaacaagtccgacaggcagacaaatatGCGTCCACTTGTTCCTTATCACGATCCCGTAGTAgaagaaaagcacaaatatgaagagagagtAACGCGAAAAATGGTGGTGAAGATCGTGTTTTGGACTATTttaagaatgtgtttcagacggacagtcTGACGGACAgaacctcttatagagatgctaggacacatctaaaaagcGCAACCAGCATCAAGAACATGCCACAATCATTACTGcaagtacagtatgtaggcctacagtaggcctactggtgctAGCACCTTTAAAGCTGCATGTGTCACGAGCCTTGGCTGCGTTTCTGTCAGGAAAATTAGACTATTTTGTGTACAATTACCAATAAACAGACACGGACAAAAAAAGTAAGATTTTAAACTTTGGacatagggagagagacagcaagcTCTGTCTCATAGCAAACCGATCTTGACTCTCACTTGGTCTAGCAACTTAGTCCTCTCCCCCCACTGGGCTGCTCTGACCACAACCTCATACATCTGAAGCCTGTGTACAAGccaagggcagtcatggataagcggttagggcgtcagagttgtagcccaaaggttgccggttcgactcccgacccgccaggttggtggggggaagtaatcaaccagtgctctcccccatcctcctccatgactgagataccttgagcatggtaccgtcccgccgcactgctccctagtggCGTCACTGAGGGCTTCCCCCTTACACTggtgagtcataaatgcaatttcattgtgtgcagtgttcacttgggtgctgtggagtgctgtgtcacaatgacaatacgagttggagtttcccaatgggctttcactttcaaaagtACAAAGTCTACCCATCACCACTGTCAGGATGTGGATACCAGAAGCAGAGGAGGTATTGAGAGTCTGCTTTGGGTCAACTGACTGGAGTGTAGCAAGACCATGGAAACCTGGAAGAGATCACAGAATACACAACTGACTACCTCAAATTCTTTAGGGATGTTGCAGTACCCACCAAGACTGTGTGCTGCTACCCGTCCCTAACCATTAACCCTGGGTGACACGAGATGTGAAAGAGCTGCTGGACAGAAAGGAAAAGGCCTTTAGAAATGGCAACACAGTAGAGCTCAAACATGTGCAGAAGGATCTCAAGAAAAGACTGAAGGAGGCCAAGGATGCATATGGCAGGAAGGTGGAGAAGAAGATGGACAACAATCCAAAAGAACTGTGGCAGGGCCTAAAAACAATGACCGGGTGTGGAGCCAAGAGTCGAGGAGCAGACGGCGACAAGAGCAGGGCAGACGATCTCAATAACTTCTATAATCACTTTAATTGTCCTGGTGGGTGAGGAGGTGGGGGATATTGTGAATGCTGGCAGCAATGGGACAGACAATAGGCCCATACGACttgtgttgctgtcgaccaacattgacgaagcatgtgagcgagaacttgttgtcacgatgtgggtgttattaaatacagcgcatttacagtcggccacaaatatgaacgagacgatgagctcgcaccgatttgctctactaacacaccacgtgtgaggagtggggggacaggcagtgaggaggagctgaagtggggacctgcgcaaacttgtgtagaggtgtgagacaagacccatatacacacgtgagtgagttgttgaccaaccagttcatgggcgcgtgacctcggaggcagtccgcagacgagcgttgaaggggataagcaactgcagaggttgcaagatctgactgcagccgcattcatcccgcgatagtttgacaccatgtgacatgtcacctagTCAACGCAACGCAAATTTCAAAGTTTGACAgaaaatctaaccgtcatgcagcattttcatccagggtgcattcattgctgtctacatgcgcatgtatgcgttgacaacatctcgatcgcacctattaatAACACCTCCAGCTCACCCTACACACCTACCACGGAAAActtcactccacagcacagcacagcaccccccTACTCCATTAGACTTTGACCCTGCCATGGGCTCTCCTACCACTCTCAGCAAACTCAGCAACCCCCCAGTGTCACAGCTGATCAGGTCAGAGGCACACTTAAGAGGCTCAAACTGAAGGCTTCTGGGCCTGATGGTGTCTGTGCCAAACTACTGAAAACCTGTGCTGAGGAGCTAGCTCTGCCACTACAATTCATTTTCAACAGAACCCTACACGAGGGGAAAGTAGCAACACAGTGGAAGACGTCCTGTCTCATCCCAGTTCCCagaaagccacaccccaaagaactgaatGATTTCAGACCAGTTGCCCTAACCTCTCATGTAGTGAAGACTTTTGAACGTGTGCTGCTCAACTTACTGAAGTCCCAGTTTCGCCATGCACTAGATCCCTTACAGTTTGCCTACCAGGAGAatgtgggagttgaggatgctatcctgtatctgctacacagggtgcattctcacctggacaagagagacagggctgtgagaatcatgttctttgatttctcaagtgccttcaacaccatccagccactcatgctgaGGGACATACtgctgcagatgggagtggaaaCAGGACTGGTGACCTGGATAACTGACTACCTTACTGGGATCCTGGCAAATGATACAGAAACCTGGCAAATGATACAGAAACCattcatcatttgccaatccttccctgactctctcacacacatgcatcagtatcaaaaaccattaacagtgtatgttaatgattaagtaatgggaaatgatagagataatggttaacaaatgttttacaaaggcttatctaaggtttgaataatgcttaacaaatgcataactaatgcttaacaaggagtaggtattataaagtgttacccgaaAGTCTTTTgttcccagggccatccagctcttcaacaccaaacagaaaggtacaatgaaagagtgaggctatgtctcaaaccacacacttgtgtcagtgcactgacagtcagtgcacagtgtacACAGTGTACTGAGGTCTTttgtgcatagtgtcgtggaaaaatttgagcactatgcactgtgccctcgctggaagtgacggctgagcatggcattagcttgccaaaatatgagttggctactgtttacaatgcacagcgtctggtgcttgtatttccatgtccttcaccccaaaggacaacaatcacacatacaatactttggtttgcatgaaaaggttggtgtcccatcaacattacttacagaattaggagactgttgaccaaactcttctactgaactgacatttcctccgtgtcatagtcaacttggccgccgtttagtgcgtgcagtgtccatcattcaagcactgcatttgtccgccattgttaggggatcatcctggcactttcagcgcactggctcaactgaaattttcagcatgagcgccctaggcacttaAAATCAGtgtccaaagtgcacaagtgcgtgatttgagacacagccattgtcattggtgactggactgcataaaaaACTCccccacacgtgcacactcaaTCTGTAGCCCCTGATTCTTTTTCTCTATGGAGCAGCTACACTTCATCCCACCCCACACCATGGCACAAGTGCCCTGCCCTGCACTACCTCAGgcactttaagggttgcccaagGGCCAATTTACACTGATTTGTGTCTATATCATATCAATCGCAAATGCACTGTTCATTTAGCtacactaaaatactgaaaaatgagTACACGTGGGGAATGATTTGAAGATTCCAGAGCCCACGTATTCACTCCAGCACAGATCTGATCTAACGCTTGGTATCCGAAGAAACGCGGACCTGCCGCCCCCCTCTGAACAGTCACTTAACTTATAAAATACTTCATATTTTCTAATCACATAAATATCATTAACGGACtgttgacagagaaagagagtgtgcacCAATGCATGTTTGTGCCTATGCCTCCCTGgcagggaagggagagggaaagtttaggcaaaggacgcgctcaacttcatggaaaaacatctttgggtgcgcgataaaatagacgcagtttgtgagtgcggatttttcttccttaagggagagggaaagggcatCAGAGTTTACTACATTGAgctatgaaaaaatatataaactgaCATGCTTTAAAATGTGCATTAATTGTAAAGTGGGCGATATTTCGTTCATGTGACGGTAATTTCGCTACCAGTTTGCACTACCAGGACATCCTGCCACTTGTGAACCACGTTCTCGGCATGATATTGCGTTCTTGTTAAGCTCATCTTGTCATTGAAATACCATTGACAGACTATCaacaaagaaagggagagaacgcgtgtgagtgtgagtgttttttgctgacataacacaggacaataacccactacaccccagctcagctacctcacctcaccccctggaatagctgcctTGAACTACTTTGCTTTTGCATGTTTACTCTTATTGAACTGAGGGACTTCTTGCACGGGCAATACTAATTTGGCTTTATATGTCCACTGAACATGTTTATTTTTActtctgtgagtatgtgtgtatgcatcatgATACCTACCACGGCCTTGGACCTACCACCTACTCAAGAGTgtgctatacttttactgtaatgtataattatgtgtataaggtctttgtgtatgttttgaatttgtgtatttatgtaagatgatattcaccttaatttccttctgggttaataaaagtactctactctactctactctactctacaaaagCAGAACACAACGCTTCCTATTTCTAACATGTTTCTAACATGGGatagtgcatacagttaccctaaccctaaacccctgaccctaaccctacgcCTACGGTATgtcggatgtcggaatagcggtatgtctgaatagagtAAGTATGAGGTATATCACGTCACTAAAAgtgaatacataggcctacacaataattttataggcctagcctacatacaatattttttttctcacatacgcaaataaaatgtttgtgcaaagtgcatgtgcaaggtaacatagtgtatgtataaacttttagtgaggatgtgagacctatttctccTATATTGCAAATGGGGCACCTCATACTTTAAGGACCAGTTCCGTCaacttcaacatgcagttgtaatgctcacagtaccctggacttgtcagtaggcctacctccgttttttccccttcttcttcagccttttccgagatcttggtcattgggcagggctttgtttacatttattgccaaaaacatccgaaaggatttaaaaaaaaatgtaaacaaacgcttcccccattagaatagctcatatctcggaaagggcatcaccgggtactgacaaatcaagggtagcgtgagcaatacaacagcatattgaaattgactgaactggtcctttaactactTAAGACTTTTTGGGAGACGCAGCCCTGTTTGTATCCAAAATAAGACTGTATAAAGTGCCCTTGACTAAGGTACCTCAATCCTCAGATTATAATGTACACCCTGTACCTACAGTATAGcactttaacccttgtgttgtgttcataagctgcatacacctgtagTGTTCGGGTCAGTTTTGACCCGTGATATTAAAACTCAGCCacaaaatacctaaaaacactagttctcatcaaatattgtttttcctcTCATAGCTAActaggtatgtattcatatccatggaaatactactttatttattcatctttttgacttcacaggtcttttatcttacattatgcaaatcgtttttgatgaccaaaactatcaaaacctgcataaattcactattaatacctcctaaagtgatacaattagtgattatgttgtccatgtattacagctgatatgagagtacaacaacccccaaatttcttttattagtttttctctaatattgaaaaatatcatcaatagtgacatttgtggtgtttgggtccaaaccaacccaacccTCATGAaccctcattccaagaaaataaaggaaagtgtgttttttcacactaaaacttgacaCAAAAATGACCCGAACTCAACAGAAGGGttaagcagtgatgggcaaaatggactcATTGGTTACACTCTATTACCATATAATGACTTGGCTTTTCCAGTCCACTTCAGCCAGGCTGGTTGAATgctggacaggtaaaacaggtAAAACAGGTAAAGCAAGATCATTTGGAATACGGTAAGTGGCACTGGATTggaactaatgaatccatttagCCTGTCACTGACTTCAGGCTTTAGTTAAAAGTGTCTgccagtgcagtgtaatgtaatgtaggttaTACCTTTGTCATCCTCATGGGTCCCATGACGTTTACGTTGAAGGTGTTCTCCATCTCTGAGGGAACGCTTTCCTTCATGTTGCTGTAGTACATCATGGCTGCGTTGTTGACCAGCAGGTTCAGTCCATCGCCCCCCACGATGGAGCTCACCTGCTTGGCCGCCTCCAGCACGCTGGCATTGTCTCCAACATCTGTAAGCCACATGCAGCATCGCCTGCGGTGAACAAGTCAATTTTGGCACCTATGGGTGCCATTTTAACTTTGTTTTGACCTATTTTCTTTGTCTATGCCCggacctttatttctgacaggacagtggaggacagacagacaatgagtggacagagagagatgggaaaggcgtagtaacccagtgccctaccgtcaggCCATGTGTTTTGTAAacagatttgtttttttaaattaaaggttttttaaaatatttcccccaaatctcagagtgcctctgctttttccttcctttttggaAGTCAACTGTCTTTCCTGTGCTCTTTGCCAGAGGTGACTCAAGGGACACTGTTTTTTGCTAGTTATAAACATCATCCCAAGCTGTTGCAGTATTTCATTTCTTATGGACAAAACACTGCATTCAATGCACTAATATTGCAGTAAAAAAGGGATGGTTTCAGGTACGTGAAAGCACCACCAAATGCTCAGAGGAATGTAGGCCCTGATTACTCAATTACTCATTTAACCTGGTAAATACTCACAGTGCTTTACTAGAGGCCATGTGTTACGTCATAGAAGCAGAGtagtaccagggctctaaattaacaccagccaaccacccaaatactggtgaaatttcagtttgttagtagaaaagaccaacttacaggCCCCTCTGTCCCAGTGGTGAGTgtctgtttggctagtaagattgacatctaccagccattttggctggtgatgaaaaaagtgaatttggaGCCCTGAGTAATACTAAGGGAATGTctattcaatgactattacaacgtgccccagatggtacggcgtgcattatggggctactgtaatatctatgggttttttttttgtttttcttaccAAGGCGAATGATGTGGATGACTCCAGAGTGCTTCTTTGACAACTTCTCcaaaccctgcacacacacaaaggaaagaaTGTGAAtcgtcacatactgtatgtagaggTTGGCAGATTTCCCttcaagacagaaagaaagaaagaaagaaagaaagaaagaaagaaagaaagaaagaaaaagaatacaatagaaaacaaaaacatcTTACAGATATTGTTGGATTCCAGCTATTCTACTCAAAATCCTGAATATCAGTTTATAAACCATCCTTAAGACTTACTATGTGTTAACTGGAATcctgtgtgtttttaaaaaagagtTGGAGAACGCGGTGTCCAATTCTCGAATTAAGCCGGTTTATTTATCCAATATATCAAAAATACAAGTTCAGGTTAAATGATTAAAGCATTGCCAGAGTTCTGTAGCATCCATCTTACCTTAACCACCAACAGATCAGAACTGACTATCTTTCCCTGTGTTCTTGCTTAAAACGGTTTTCTTGGGTGTGCATGAGTGATGTTTACTTGGTGGGGTCTGGTTCTTGGTCCATCTTCCTGGTTAACGTTTACACATACTAAGGTGATGCCCAAACCTCTCAGACCAATTGAGTATTCACAATGTAGACCTTGACAGCTCCTTGTGACCTTTCTGACCTTTGAGGTGGTCAGTGTGGGGGTAGGGAACTCTGGACACACTCTAGCACACAGATAAGAAcacactctcttctctcacacactcgatGCATTACATTTCTCTTAAATTCATATCGTGTTTAAGACCATACTCCTTAGTCCAATACAAAGTATTCTGTTTCCCGAATAATACTTCTAAAATATTTTGACTATTACACATACATATTCAGTGAAATTATTTACTAGTAAAATATTTTCAATTGAGTAATTAATTACGTCATTAAATTGATTTCAATGCTAAATTATGACTCATATATCAACAACATCAATTTATTTGCAGCTTTGTGCGCAGCTCTCccttcaagaaagaaagaaagaaagaaagaaagacagaaagagggaaagaaaagaatacaatagaaaacaaaaacacctGACTAATATCAATTTAGCAAGCAGTTTTGTGTGCACCTTTTCctccaagaaagaaagaaagaaagaaagaaagaaacaaagaaagatagTAGGGGCCTAACTGAATGAGCTGCCTTCTCACCTCTGCCTTACTGGGGTCCCGACAGCCGGCGAAGATCCTGCGTCCAGGACATGGCTTCTCGGCCAGCTGTTTAATAATCTCCAGCCCCAGGCCACGGTTGGCCCCAGTGACCAGGATGTTGCAAGTCTTTCCTGCCATGTTGTGGTCGTTCACTATTAGGACAATCAGCAGTGCAGGCACTTGCACATCTATCCAGGCTCACCAACTACTGTCTGCTCTGGTCTTGATCGAACAGGTGTTCTAGGGAAatgtacccaggctccgccctcacaGTGACACCTTCGACTCAGCTACACTCAGAaatgaaagtcatgataatcaggcaaggggaAACTAATCCTACATGTAATTTCATCCTACAAAGCCCCACTGCGCATGCACAGAGCATGAAACGTCA encodes:
- the LOC134466090 gene encoding C-signal-like, translated to MAGKTCNILVTGANRGLGLEIIKQLAEKPCPGRRIFAGCRDPSKAEGLEKLSKKHSGVIHIIRLDVGDNASVLEAAKQVSSIVGGDGLNLLVNNAAMMYYSNMKESVPSEMENTFNVNVMGPMRMTKEFLPLLQMAVKKSSESSMSCRRAAVINISGMMGCIEQVPATYGLFPFVGLPYRVSKAALNMMTVCNAEEFKGDGILFTLLHPGWVRTDMGGPDGKIEAAESVSGMLGVIEKLTEEHNGAFLNYKGQPMSW